The Stomatobaculum sp. F0698 genomic sequence TTCGCCGGCCCTTCCTCACTGAGCGCTCGCATCTCCTCAACAAAGCGAAGGCGCTCGGTCGCGCTGAGCCGCTCCGAAACCACCGCGAGCGCATCCACATCGGAGCGCTCCCAGCGAAAGGCATTCTGCGCCACCGAACCGTGGATATAGATGCCGATGAGCTTAGCGCCCAGAATGCATCTGAGTTTATTTTGAAACCTCCCCAAAAACCTGGTGAGTTGTTCGTCCTGTTCCGGAATATGACTGCTCATATTTGTCTCTCTTTCGGTAGCCACAGTGTGATCCCTTGCCCGTTTTGATAATGCGCTCTTTGCTGCTTTGTTTGAAACCCGAATTTTTGAAATTCTTTCACCAGGGTATGCATATAAAATCCGTGCGTTACAAGGATGCAGTCCTCGCCCGCGGCGCATACTTTTCCGACCAGTTTTCTCGCGCGGCGCTCTGTGAGACGTCTGGATTCGTCTTGCCTCGGATGATTCAAAAACCACTGGATTCTCCCCGTCAGATTCCAAAACCAGAGCGGCAGCCGTAATTTCGTATCAAAACCGGATCTTAGCGGAACCTCATCCAAGAGCCCCGTTTCTTTTGCTTCCGCTTTGTGATAGAGGCAAAGCGCAGTGCTTTTGCTTCGCTCTAAGCGACTGATGTAAACAGCGCCCACTGCCTCTTGAATGGCTGACGGCTTTGCGGCTTCAATCGGCGCTCTGTCGTACTCTCTGCACGCCCGATCAAATTCCGCCGAGCTGTAAAAGCTGCGCCAATCATATTTTACTTTGCAATGCCTGATGAGAATGACTTTTATATTGCTCCTCCTCGGCTTCCGGACACTCCCGCGGAAGCAAATAAGGTACCGCGCTCTGCGCCGTGAAACCGAATCCCAAAGCGCCTACGCTTAAGTACAAAGTTCTGTTTTCTTTGAAACTGCTACAAGTAAATTGTCTCTCTTTTGGCTTCGAAGCAAAGTAAGTTTCCGTTACGATTTGCTTAAACTTTGATTGCCATATGCGATGAGTCGCTCAAAGTTCTCTCGCCAAGCGGCTTTGCAGCCTTCCTTATTTCTCCAGATTGCTTCCGGCCCGCTTGTTCTGCCGAGGTCAATTCCATACATCCCGCGGACAGCTTTCAGCTTCTGCGGATTTTTTGCCTTTCCTGTCTGGTAGCAAACATTTTTTATGTCCGAATAGAGAATCACCGCGCAGAAATTTTCCATCGCCCTCACCTTTAGAACTGTGGAAAGCTGATTGCGAAACTTATCCTCATCCAAATGCTCATAATGACTGACCAAAATGTATCTCTTGTTCGGAATCGGCTTCAACACATCGGAATATAGCAAAGGCAAAACTTTTTCGGCCTTTAAAATATCATCCCCTTCCAAGATAGCTATGACAAGATTACAGTCCTCATGGGCTCGGACATACAGACCTTGGGACAGCTTCTTTGCCGATTGCAGCAGCCGATGTACGCTTGTTGCCGGAGCTTTGAACGCTTGGTACTTGTTCTCGGTCGCAAGTTGAACTTCTTCCGCAGTCATATGGGCATCGTCTTTCTCGAGGTCAAACAAAAAGAGCCCTGCGGGAATCTCTGCATCATCCGCCTGCCGATTCAAACATACCGGCTCCATCACTCCGCCGAGGCGATTAAAACCGTAGACATAGTTGTGTTCGCTATATCCACCCATCGTGACCAGATTGAAACAGTGATTCTCTATCGCCCTGGCCTTGTTATAGCGATACCACTTCGAATAAACAACATCGCCCCCGGTGGAATTCAAAATCAAATCCACGCCCTGAAGACCGTAAATTCTGCCGAACAGGGAATGATTGCAGTCATAACAAATCGACATGCCGATTTTATAGCCCTTGAACGCAATGGGACGGAACAAACTTTCAATGACTTCCGGATAATTCTCCGCCTCGAACGCGGAGCAACCCGTCATGGTGTGCTTTATGTAAAGGGCATGCTTGGTTTCATTCTTCTTTGCCCCAGCATTGACATAGATGCTGTATATATGCCCCTTGATATCTTCAGAATTTACAATCAGCGCGCAACCAAGCTCCCTGCTGAGTCGCTCTGCCTTCTCGACAAAGGAATGGTAATCTCTCTCCGACAGGATATTGGGGAAGCACACATCCGCTAAAAACGGCACATAGCAAAATTCGGGAAATACCAGAATATCAACCTTGTTGGCTTTCACGATACGCATCGCCTTCTCAAACGGCTCCTCTTCCTGCTCATCTTCTGTCTGGAGATACATGCAGACTCTTAGTTTGACTTTCTTATCGGAACGCTTGCCCTCTTCTTTTGCTTCATCCGGAGTTTCTTGTAACCTCGGCTTTTCGATGTGCAGGGTTTCAAATCCAAGCCTCTCGAAAAAACGCACCGTTTCCATACCGCCCGAATACTCATCCTTGCCAATCTCAATTCCGAAAGCCTCTCGATAGGCCATTCCGCGTATGTGTTTTGCCGGGTATTTCTTTCCTCCGTAGATAAGATAGGTAGAACGCGCCGCCGGATACTCGGGCCTTTCTTCTACAAAGCGCTTTATGGCGCGGATAACGTGTTCCCTCGTAACAAGTTTCCAGTCCTTGGTTTGTTTCATACGTCGATACCTCCCCTTGGCGATTTTGAATGTGAGCGCAAATAGACTCTATATGGATGAGCGTAGAACTTTTGCGAGATTGTGCCAAATCGGGTGAATATAGCTACAAAGCAAAGATCTAGATGTGCTTCCACAAGCATACCTTCTTGCATCAAAAAGCAGGTACATAACGCCTCCTCAAGGTGCATGTACCTGCTCCTTCAAACCTCTATGAATCTTCTTCATTATTTAGCGAGACGGCTCCATCGTATCCGATTCGCAATCCCGATGTACTCTGATTTGAATCTTATCGCGTATACTAGCAACTCTTATTCCTATAGCGGAGTCATTTTGTACTACAACCGTCTCCCCACAAGGAAATAAATCTTGATCATCTACGACTCTCACCTTGTAGCAAATAAGCGCTT encodes the following:
- a CDS encoding histidine phosphatase family protein; translation: MCFRGSVRKPRRSNIKVILIRHCKVKYDWRSFYSSAEFDRACREYDRAPIEAAKPSAIQEAVGAVYISRLERSKSTALCLYHKAEAKETGLLDEVPLRSGFDTKLRLPLWFWNLTGRIQWFLNHPRQDESRRLTERRARKLVGKVCAAGEDCILVTHGFYMHTLVKEFQKFGFQTKQQRAHYQNGQGITLWLPKERQI
- a CDS encoding carbon-nitrogen hydrolase family protein, encoding MKQTKDWKLVTREHVIRAIKRFVEERPEYPAARSTYLIYGGKKYPAKHIRGMAYREAFGIEIGKDEYSGGMETVRFFERLGFETLHIEKPRLQETPDEAKEEGKRSDKKVKLRVCMYLQTEDEQEEEPFEKAMRIVKANKVDILVFPEFCYVPFLADVCFPNILSERDYHSFVEKAERLSRELGCALIVNSEDIKGHIYSIYVNAGAKKNETKHALYIKHTMTGCSAFEAENYPEVIESLFRPIAFKGYKIGMSICYDCNHSLFGRIYGLQGVDLILNSTGGDVVYSKWYRYNKARAIENHCFNLVTMGGYSEHNYVYGFNRLGGVMEPVCLNRQADDAEIPAGLFLFDLEKDDAHMTAEEVQLATENKYQAFKAPATSVHRLLQSAKKLSQGLYVRAHEDCNLVIAILEGDDILKAEKVLPLLYSDVLKPIPNKRYILVSHYEHLDEDKFRNQLSTVLKVRAMENFCAVILYSDIKNVCYQTGKAKNPQKLKAVRGMYGIDLGRTSGPEAIWRNKEGCKAAWRENFERLIAYGNQSLSKS